The DNA segment GGCCACGAACAGCCAGTCTGAGAGGCGGTTGAGATAGCGCAGCGCGGCGTCGTTGATCGCGATCGCATGCGCCAGGCTGACGGCGCGGCGCTCGGCGCGCCGGCAAACGGTGCGGGCCAGGTGCAGCGTGGCGCCCGCCGGCGAGCCGCCCGGCAGGATGAAATGACGCAGCGGCTCCAGCTCCGTCTCGAAGCGGTCGATCTCCGCTTCGAGCGCGGCGATCATCGGCTCGTCGATGCGCACCACCCAGCTGGCCTTCGCCTCAAGCGGCGTGGCCAGGTCGGCGCCGAGCGCGAACAGCTCGCCGGCGATGCGCCGCAGGCAGCCGTCCAACTCGGCGTCCGGCGGCGCGGCGCGCACCAGGCCGATCACGGCGTTCAACTCGTCCACACAGCCGTAGGCTTCGACGCGCGTATCATCCTTGGACACGCGCCCGCCGGCAAAGAGGCCGGTTTCCCCCTGGTCGCCCGTCTTGGTGTAAATCTTCACGCGCTACACGTTCTGCTGCAGCGTGGTGAGGAACTCCTCGTTGGTCTGCGTGCGCGAAAGGCGTTCGAGCAGCCGCTCCGTCGCTTCCGAAGGGTTGGGCGAATTGGCGCCGATCATCGCCGTCATGCGCCGCAGCAGGATCACCTGCTTCAGCGTCTGCTCGCCCAGCAGCAGCTCCTCGCGCCGTGTGCTGCTGCGCTGGATGTCGATCGAAGGAAAAATGCGCCGCTCGGCCAGCTTGCGGTCGAGGATCAGCTCCATGTTGCCGGTGCCTTTGAACTCCTCGTAGATCACGTCGTCCATGCGGCTGCCGGTGTCCACCAGGCAGGTGGAGATGATCGTGAGGCTGCCGCCCTCGTCCGTATTGCGGGCCGCGCCGAAAAAGCGTTTCGGCGGATAGATCGCGATCGGATCGATGCCGCCGGTGAGCGTGCGACCGCTGGGCGGCATGGCGAGGTTGTAGGCGCGGGTGAGGCGCGTGATGCTGTCCATCAGGATCACGACGTCTTTGCCGCTTTCAACCAGGCGTTTCGCCCGCTCAAGCGACATTTCGGCCACGCGAGTGTGGTCTTCCACCGGCTCGTCGAAGGTGGAGGCAATCACCTCGCCCTTC comes from the Dehalococcoidia bacterium genome and includes:
- a CDS encoding cob(I)yrinic acid a,c-diamide adenosyltransferase codes for the protein MKIYTKTGDQGETGLFAGGRVSKDDTRVEAYGCVDELNAVIGLVRAAPPDAELDGCLRRIAGELFALGADLATPLEAKASWVVRIDEPMIAALEAEIDRFETELEPLRHFILPGGSPAGATLHLARTVCRRAERRAVSLAHAIAINDAALRYLNRLSDWLFVA